From Coffea arabica cultivar ET-39 chromosome 10e, Coffea Arabica ET-39 HiFi, whole genome shotgun sequence, one genomic window encodes:
- the LOC140015227 gene encoding uncharacterized protein, producing the protein MRVLVWNCQDAGSPLTVPHLKEENRLLSSNIIFLSETKNRKNYMEKVKKILDFENSFIVEAMNRIGGMALLWNNEVKISEVLGTTFTIEAKVEDEEKKESWWFIGIYASCDGQIRRKQWEVLNRRKSLWGAKWIIMVDFNDITSNDEKWGGRVTDNGSFQDFKNFINDNQLVDVGYEGKPWTWSNNWYGPGVVKERLDRGLCTLEWSKCYEEANCTHIESQASDHSMLLLETQKDRKQRRKRFQFDKRWLQQSEVDEVVKKAWDIPCTGTRWFKVKEKIKNCRIELLKWSSSKKGNSSEKIKWCKSQIEEIKASNGDNKKQQVQDMKGQLKKAYEEEEAFWNQKSRLRWLKEGDKNTQFFHATVKGRRKRNRLQKLRKESGEWTTNDEELGGEIAKYYVDLFKSTANGQLEEILTGIPITITEHMNKDLTKKVDEIEIKNAFFSMDPNKAPGNDGMSPLFFQKFWSLIKKDLVNAIQGFFHHGVILKAINHTVISLIPKVDCPTEINQYRPISLCQVVYKALAKILVNRLKPFLSRCISKSQSAFVPGRQILDNVILSHELMHYLKNKRQGSVGSMAVKLDMSKAYDRVEWSFLKAIMEKMGFCSTWVNWIMACISTVTYSFNINGEHKEFVTPSRGIRQGDPLSPYLFLLCSEGLSSLLQKAKIDKELTGIKICRKAPTITHLFFADDSLVFCKANKQEAEKLKRILKVYEEATGQLINMDKSSVLFSKNTLPSVKSEVCQAMGSIKQVEQGKYLGLPMAITRSKEQVFGFVRNSIDKKLKGWRNKLLSQAGKEIMIKAVAMAMPTYTMSCFRLTNKMCKEISSKMADYWWGDADGKKKLHWISWKKLTAKRSNGGMGFKDLKLFNKALLAKQIWKIITQPNLLVSRVLKEKYYPKQSLFNGKVPQNASWIWQSLAGVRKELQEGIRRKIGNGRGTRIWEDNWIPGTVEGKPTTTRPLGCQLTLVSDLIRHNRWNRVLVFKTFNSQDAERILSIPLSVTGCEDSYFWMHSQAGQYTVHSGYKAWLKAEENKYTRRKEDAGTSFEGTNSKIWNSLWQQKVSQKLKVFIWKCLHGGLPVKEAIFSRTKLGNPICTGCGEKVETIEHMLLQCAKVKEIWKMAPVQWDGIEHLSDNFTKWWSAIQEAQASRGVEDQVNITINILWQIWKSRNNREFNYKEKVPFKIIEKAQQEWSEYNEANKGENSRRSTQGTAIQQRTVQVQHESHTGISLKIHTHQDRRQAAVGIGITAIDNLGQLQAAWALRERSSGDTLQDQAVAVRLALLKVAGQGWRNVKVELDNRKLVETITAATYNNQMMATLIEDIRSIGTLFQQCSILFANSRKIGSIKLSIHALNIWVDEEWVNPNFRC; encoded by the coding sequence ATGAGGGTTCTGGTGTGGAACTGTCAAGATGctgggagccccttgacagttccccatCTGAAGGAGGAAAACAGACTCCTCTCCTCAAATATTATTTTCCTAAGTGAaacaaaaaataggaaaaactacatggaaaaagttaaaaaaattctGGATTTTGAAAATAGCTTTATAGTGGAAGCAATGAACAGAATTGGCGGCATGGCCTTATTGTGGAATAATGAGGTGAAGATCTCTGAAGTTCTAGGAACAACCTTCACTATTGAGGCaaaagtggaagatgaagagaaaaaggaaagttgGTGGTTTATTGGAATATATGCTAGTTGTGATGGTCAGATAAGAAGGAAACAATGGGAAGTTTTAAATAGAAGGAAATCACTCTGGGGAGCTAAATGGATAATCATGGTAGACTTTAACGACATTACttcaaatgatgaaaaatggggTGGAAGGGTAACAGATAATGGGAGCTTTCAagacttcaagaatttcataaATGATAATCAGTTGGTTGATGTGGGTTATGAAGGGAAGCCGTGGACATGGAGCAACAACTGGTATGGGCCTGGAGTGGTAAAAGAAAGATTGGACAGAGGTTTATGCACTTTAGAATGGTCCAAATGTTATGAGGAAGCAAACTGTACTCATATAGAGTCCCAGGCTTCTGATCATAGTATGTTATTACTTGAAACTCAGAAGGACAggaagcaaagaagaaagagattcCAGTTTGACAAGAGGTGGCTCCAACAAAGTGAGGTAGACGAAGTGGTTAAGAAAGCCTGGGACATTCCATGTACTGGAACAAGATGGTTCAAggtaaaagagaaaattaagaatTGCAGAATTGAGTTACTAAAGTGGAGCAGTAGCAAGAAAGGAAATTCCTCCGAAAAAATTAAATGGTGCAAAAGCCAGATTGAGGAAATCAAGGCATCTAATGGAGATAACAAGAAGCAACAAGTACAGGATATGAAGGGACAATTGAAAAAGGCATATGAGGAGGAAGAAGCTTTTTGGAATCAAAAGTCAAGATTGAGGTGGCTAAAGGAGGGGGATAAAAATACTCAGTTTTTCCATGCAACGGTGAAAGGAAGGAGGAAGAGAAATAGGTTGCAGAAGTTGAGAAAGGAGAGTGGAGAATGGACTACTAATGATGAAGAACTGGGTGGGGAAATAGCCAAATATTATGTGGACTTGTTCAAATCGACAGCAAATGGGCAGCTAGAGGAGATCTTAACGGGGATTCCTATAACTATAACTGAACATATGAACAAGGATTTGACCAAAAAAGTggatgaaattgaaataaaGAATGCATTTTTTTCAATGGATCCTAATAAGGCTCCTGGAAATGATGGCATGTCCCCcctcttttttcaaaaattctggaGTCTTATTAAAAAGGATTTGGTAAATGCAATCCAAGGTTTCTTCCATCATGGAGTCATTCTCAAAGCCATAAACCATACGGTTATATCCTTGATCCCAAAAGTTGATTGTCCTACAGAGATTAACCAGTATAGGCCTATTAGTCTTTGTCAAGTGGTCTATAAAGCATTAGCAAAAATCCTTGTTAACAGACTAAAGCCTTTCCTAAGTAGATGCATCAGCAAAAGTCAATCTGCATTTGTACCAGGTAGGCAAATTCTAGACAATGTCATCCTTTCTCATGAGTTAATGCACTATCtaaaaaacaaaaggcaagGTAGTGTGGGCTCTATGGCAGTGAAACTGGACATGTCTAAAGCCTATGACAGAGTGGAATGGAGCTTCTTGAAGGCTATAATGGAAAAAATGGGCTTTTGCTCAACTTGGGTAAACTGGATCATGGCATGCATAAGTACAGTAACCTACTCTTTCAATATTAATGGTGAGCACAAGGAGTTTGTCACCCCCTCAAGAGGTATCAGGCAGGGCGacccactttccccttacctATTTCTGCTTTGCTCAGAAGGACTATCAAGTTTGCTGCAGAAAGCTAAGATAGATAAGGAGCTGACAGGTATAAAAATTTGCAGGAAGGCGCCTACAATAACGCATTTGTTCTTTGCAGATGATTCCTTGGTATTCTGTAAAGCTAACAAACAAGAAGCAGAGAAGCTGAAAAGGATCCTCAAAGTGTATGAAGAAGCAACAGGGCAACTCATTAATATGGATAAGTCCTCAGTCTTATTCAGCAAAAACACCTTGCCATCTGTGAAGAGTGAAGTATGTCAGGCGATGGGATCCATTAAACAGGTTGAACAAGGCAAGTATCTTGGGTTGCCAATGGCAATAACAAGATCAAAAGAGCAGGTATTCGGATTCGTAAGGAACTCAATAGATAAGAAACTGAAAGGATGGAGGAATAAGTTGTTAAGCCAAGCAGGGAAGGAAATAATGATTAAAGCTGTGGCAATGGCAATGCCTACCTACACTATGTCCTGCTTTAGACTAACCAACAAGATGTGTAAAGAAATCAGTTCGAAAATGGCTGATTACTGGTGGGGTGATGCTGATGGGAAAAAAAAGTTGCACTGGATAAGCTGGAAGAAGTTGACAGCTAAGAGAAGCAATGGAGGAATGGGCTTTAAAGATTTGAAGCTGTTTAACAAGGCTCTATTGGCTAAACAGATCTGGAAAATAATAACACAGCCAAATTTGTTAGTCAGTAGAGTACTGAAGGAGAAGTACTACCCcaagcaatcacttttcaatgGCAAAGTACCGCAAAATGCTTCTTGGATCTGGCAGAGCTTAGCAGGAGTAAGAAAGGAATTGCAAGAAGGAATTAGGAGGAAGATTGGAAATGGGAGAGGTACCAGAATATGGGAAGATAATTGGATCCCAGGAACAGTGGAAGGGAAACCAACTACTACAAGGCCATTGGGGTGTCAACTGACATTAGTGTCTGACTTGATCAGGCACAACAGATGGAATAGAGTCCTGGTATTCAAAACGTTTAATTCACAGGATGCGGAGAGAATATTGAGTATACCATTAAGTGTAACAGGATGTGAGGACAGCTATTTCTGGATGCATTCCCAAGCTGGACAGTACACAGTTCATTCTGGTTATAAAGCTTGGCTGAAGGCAGAGGAAAACAAGTACACAAGAAGGAAGGAGGATGCAGGAACAAGCTTTGAAGGAACTAACTCCAAGATATGGAACTCATTGTGGCAACAGAAGGTAAGTCAGAAACTAAAGGTTTTCATTTGGAAATGCTTGCATGGGGGTCTCCCAGTTAAGGAGGCAATTTTCTCAAGAACAAAGTTAGGGAACCCCATATGTACTGGATGTGGTGAGAAGGTGGAAACGATAGAACACATGCTGCTGCAATGTGCTAAAGTGAAGGAGATTTGGAAAATGGCGCCAGTGCAGTGGGATGGAATAGAACATCTGTCTGACAACTTCACCAAATGGTGGTCCGCAATCCAGGAAGCTCAAGCCAGTAGAGGCGTGGAGGATCAAGTGAATATTACCATTAACATTCTCTGGCAGATATGGAAATCCAGGAATAATAGAGAGTTtaattataaggaaaaggtGCCTTTCAAGATCATTGAGAAGGCACAGCAGGAGTGGTCTGAATATAATGAAGCTAACAAAGGGGAAAATTCAAGAAGGAGCACTCAGGGAACAGCGATACAGCAACGGACTGTCCAGGTTCAACATGAGAGCCACACTGGTATATCATTGAAGATCCATACGCATCAGGACAGAAGGCAAGCAGCAGTGGGGATTGGAATCACAGCCATAGATAACTTGGGACAACTGCAAGCAGCATGGGCACTTAGAGAAAGGTCATCCGGGGATACATTACAAGACCAAGCTGTTGCGGTCAGATTAGCTCTGCTGAAAGTTGCAGGCCAAGGCTGGAGGAATGTCAAAGTAGAACTTGACAATCGCAAGCTGGTAGAAACTATAACAGCAGCAACGTACAACAACCAGATGATGGCCACCCTAATTGAGGACATTAGATCCATTGGTACTTTGTTTCAACAGTGCTCTATTCTTTTTGCTAATTCTAGGAAAATAGGAAGTATCAAACTGAGCATTCATGCTCTAAACATCTGGGTAGATGAAGAATGGGTGAATCCCAATTTTAGATGCTAG